A part of Crassostrea angulata isolate pt1a10 chromosome 5, ASM2561291v2, whole genome shotgun sequence genomic DNA contains:
- the LOC128186166 gene encoding chorion peroxidase-like, translated as MNSLLSETMREPSATFVARKPSQALDPFTTGRRPAAVDQSMVPRPEVIGRPFTPNFDQSVRFPSFPSPVMPGPEVLGGPLTPSVADISSAINEVKALNLKEAQVDKQLFEQRIDTPNLQTSGFGPHLLTTPEAMNIAEQSATLIGSVARSIETVKTKQRLTTGNIPSAIEGSAAGRSNKDILTQMEFIPAIVNQFRPFCPYQLKPTSVSTAKYRTADGSCNNLQNPLWGKSQTPFERFIDPFYEDDVQDPRSRDVNGRPLPGPREISIAVHQRSTDRHAMELSQFTMEFGQFVSHDIQFNALAKGYLNSNLECCSRLGLGRLHSNCLPISLPKDDPYFGTFKRTCMNFVRSLQSSALDCNVGPRQQINQNTHYLDGSAVYGSDQNTMNSLRLRTDGLLKSSSVDGEELLSQDTNNSASCRLPTNNNNVKCFNAGDRRVNQQPALISLQTIWHREHNRIAKKLKTVNPEWNDETLFQESRKIVGAMIQHITYHSYLQDILGNDIMNKFDLKPKSSGYFTGYNANFKAMIRNVFSTAAFRFGHSMINDKLSYHPTKAFSTNIMSDLRNIVLKPDWIYRKDGGVGAVTKGLYETNAQSVDMRKSYEVTRHLFESGPGTGIDLAAINIQRGRDHGLAPYNVWRSVCRLEPATTFTTGAGGLIDHPEDAVLALKSIYKSVDDIDLFTGGVSENPLPGARVGPLFACIIGLQFKALKYADRFYYENDVENAKFTPEQLNEIRKTLMANVICRNTDISKIHRNVFEKKTVSTPEFSCSEFKNDIDFTKWNSCVPQDGGWSSWRSLPGGCMSRRVCNKPAPNRCGKPCSGSSFQNNCPLPDLRMQAPSEPSNLFQRFTFRRHDDIRNV; from the exons ATGAACTCCCTCCTCTCGGAAACCATGAGAGAACCTTCGGCTACATTCGTCGCTAGGAAACCTTCACAAGCATTAGACCCCTTTACAACCGGAAGGCGGCCCGCAGCCGTCGACCAATCAATGGTGCCCCGACCTGAAGTCATTGGAAGGCCATTTACGCCAAACTTCGACCAATCAGTGAGATTTCCAAGCTTTCCCTCGCCAGTGATGCCCGGGCCTGAAGTCCTTGGAGGGCCATTAACGCCATCTGTTGCTGACATCAGCAGTGCCATCAACGAAGTGAAGGCATTAAATCTAAAAGAAGCACAGGTCGACAAACAGCTATTTGAACAAA GAATTGACACGCCTAACCTACAGACGAGCGGGTTCGGTCCCCATCTACTGACCACCCCTGAGGCCATGAACATTGCGGAGCAGTCCGCCACACTTATTGGAAGCGTAGCTAGGTCGATAGAAACTGTCAAAACTAAACAACGTCTCACAACAGGAAA CATTCCCTCTGCGATAGAAGGATCTGCAGCTGGTCGAAGCAACAAAGACATTCTAACTCAGATGGAATTCATTCCCGCCATAGTGAATCAGTTCAGACCGTTTTGTCCATACCAATTAAAGCCCACCAGTGTTAGTACAGCCAAGTACAGAACTGCCGATGGTAGCTGCAATAACCTACAGAATCCATTGTGGGGGAAATCACAGACTCCTTTTGAAAGATTTATCGACCCTTTCTACGAAGACG ACGTCCAGGACCCGAGAAGTAGGGACGTCAATGGCCGACCGTTACCTGGTCCACGTGAGATCAGCATCGCCGTCCACCAGAGAAGTACAGACAGACACGCCATGGAACTCTCACAGTTTACCATGGAGTTCGGACAGTTTGTTAGTCACGATATTCAGTTCAACGCTCTTGCTAAAG gttACTTGAATTCCAATTTGGAGTGCTGTTCGAGGCTAGGACTTGGTAGACTGCACTCCAACTGTCTACCGATATCCTTACCAAAAGACGACCCCTATTTCGGGACGTTCAAGAGGACGTGTATGAACTTTGTACGATCTCTCCAGTCCTCGGCACTGGACTGCAACGTGG GTCCCCGCCAACAGATCAACCAGAACACACACTATCTGGACGGATCGGCCGTATACGGCTCTGACCAGAATACTATGAACTCACTGCGGCTACGCACGGACG GTCTGTTGAAATCTTCATCTGTTGATGGAGAAGAACTGTTATCGCAAGATACCAACAACTCTGCTTCATGTCGTCTGCCaaccaacaacaacaatgtTAAATGCTTTAATGCAG GTGACCGACGAGTAAACCAACAGCCTGCCTTGATTTCTCTCCAGACCATTTGGCATCGGGAACACAATAGGATAGCCAAGAAACTGAAAACAGTCAACCCAGAATGGAACGATGAAACATTGTTCCAGGAGTCTCGTAAAATTGTCGGAGCCATGATTCAACACATCACCTACCACTCGTATCTGCAGGACATTCTAGGAAATGACATCATGAACAAATTCGATCTAAAACCAAAATCGTCTGGATATTTTACCGGTTATAACGCCAATTTTAAGGCGATGATCAGGAACGTTTTTTCTACAGCGGCCTTCCGATTTGGCCACAGTATGATTAATGACAAACTGTCATATCATCCAACAAAGGCTTTTTCTACCAACATTATGTCTGATTTGAGAAATATTGTGCTGAAACCGGACTGGATTTACAGAAAAGATGGCGGAGTTGGCGCAGTCACTAAGGGATTGTACGAGACAAACGCACAAAGCGTTGACAT GAGAAAGTCGTATGAAGTTACAAGACATTTGTTTGAATCTGGACCAGGAACCGGAATAGACCTGGCCGCCATCAATATCCAGAGAGGGCGTGATCATGGACTGGCGCCTTACAATGTGTGGAGGTCTGTCTGTCGACTGGAACCGGCCACTACGTTCACCACTGGAGCCGGGGGTCTGATTGATCACCCCGAGGACGCTGTTTTGGCGCTTAAATCCATTTACAA GAGTGTCGATGATATAGATCTATTTACGGGAGGTGTCTCCGAAAATCCACTTCCGGGTGCTCGAGTGGGCCCTCTATTTGCTTGTATCATCGGTCTGCAATTTAAAGCATTGAAGTATGCAGATCGATTTTACTACGAAAACGATGTAGAAAATGCGAAATTCACACCAGAACAGTTGAATGAAATAAGGAAAACGTTGATGGCAAACGTCATCTGCAGAAACACAGATATCAGCAAAATTCACAGAAACGTGTTCGAAAAGAAAACTGTAAG CACTCCCGAGTTTTCTTGTTCGGAATTCAAGAACGACATTGATTTCACCAAATGGAATTCTTGTGTTCCCCAAGATGGTGGTTGGTCCTCGTGGAGATCATTACCAGGAGGGTGCATGTCTCGCAGAGTCTGTAACAAACCCGCCCCTAACAGATGTGGAAAACCATGTAGTGGAAGTTCTTTTCAGAATAATTGTCCTCTTCCGGACCTCAGAATGCAAGCCCCATCCGAGCCTTCAAatctttttcaaagatttactttCAGACGACATGATGACATTAGAAACGTGTAG
- the LOC128186165 gene encoding peroxisomal targeting signal 2 receptor-like, which translates to MNLSLQTKGRHGYSVEFSPFFPTKLACASSQYYGIAGCGTLYIIETGPNGLIPQTVFDWNDGLFDITWAENNENILVTGAGDGHVVVWDINQRRGPIKAYKEHTKEVNSVHWSQTRQENYFLSGSWDKSVKLWDISHSQSLTTFLGHEAIVYSVRWSPHIPGSFASASGDHTVRVWDARRPETPQTVIPGHNSEILTCDWSKYDQNLLFTGAVDGAIRGWDIRNPQTPICDLRGHSLAVRRIKTSAFQRNILASVSYDFTTRLWDFTINMAVETLEHHTEFVYGLDFNLFKPGEMADCSWDEVLRVFTPKSLINPGMTLQH; encoded by the exons atgaaCTTGTCACTTCAGACTAAGGGGAGACATGGATATTCTGTTGaattttcaccattttttcCGACAAAACTTGCTTGCGCCTCGTCGCAGTATTATGGAATAGCAG GTTGTGGGACACTGTATATAATTGAGACAGGACCCAATGGACTTATACCTCAGACCGTGTTTGACTGGAATGATGGCCTTTTTGACATAACATGGGCAGAGAACAATGAGAATATCCTGGTCACTGGGGCTGGAGATGGTCACGTTGTGGTGTGGGATATTAATCAAAGAAGG GGCCCAATAAAAGCTTACAAAGAACACACAAAGGAG GTGAATTCAGTGCATTGGAGTCAGACTCGACAGGAAAACTACTTTCTGAGTGGATCATGGGATAAAAGCGTGAAATTG TGGGATATTTCCCATTCCCAATCTCTTACCACATTCCTCGGACATGAAGCTATTGTTTACAGTGTACGATGGTCTCCGCATATACCAGGATCCTTTGCTTCAGCCTCTG GAGATCACACAGTAAGGGTATGGGATGCAAGGAGACCAGAGACCCCTCAGACCGTGATTCCTGGCCACAACTCAGAAATCCTCACCTGTGATTGGTCGAAATATGACCAG aaccTACTATTTACTGGAGCAGTGGATGGAGCTATCAGGGGGTGGGACATCAGGAATCCCCAGACCCCCATCTGTGACCTGAGGGGTCATTCCCTGGCTGTCAGGAGAATCAAG aCATCTGCCTTTCAAAGAAACATCTTGGCCTCCGTGTCGTACGATTTTACCACTAG GTTATGGGACTTTACAATAAATATGGCAGTAGAAACGCTGGAACATCACACAGAATTTGTGTACGGACTTGACTTCAATCTGTTTAAGCCTGGAGAGATGGCGGACTGTTCTTGGGATGAAGTATTGAGAGTGTTCACCCCCAAATCTCTTATCAACCCAGGGATGACTTTACAACACTGA